Part of the Meiothermus cerbereus DSM 11376 genome, TGGCCTCGTCTTCGCTCGAGGCCCGGAGGGCGCGAGCATCCGATGAATTGCGGGAAAATTCATCGAGCAGTGCAATGGCCTCGTCTTCGCTCGAGCCTTGTGATATCCGCGTCCGCACCGCCCCCCACCCTACCCTGGGGGCCGGGCAGGAGCTCTGGGCCGAGCTACCCGCAGACGCGCTGGTGGTGCTGGATGAATAGGCTTATAGTCTGGTTCGGCGAACTCACCACCCCTGCCCAGCTCTACCGCCGGGGCTTGTGGTTCTTGCTACCTGCAGTGCTCTGGATTCTGGTGCTGCTGGTGATTCCGGGGCTCTCGCTGGTGGCCCTTTCCTTTGCCGAGCGGGGGCAGTACGGCGAGGTGGTCTGGAACTTCAATCTGGAGAACTACGCCCGCCTGCTGGGCTACGGCATCTTCGGCTGGAGCCCCGACACCATCCTGATCCTGCTTCGAAGCCTGTGGGTAGCCTTCGTCACCACCCTCATCTGCATCGTGCTGGCCTACCCCCTGGCCTTCTTCATCGCCAGCCGCCCGCCCCGCACCCGCTACCTCTGGCTGGCTTTGGTCATCATCCCCTTCTGGACCAATCTGGTCATCCGCACCTATGCCTGGCAGATGCTCCTGGCCCCCGACTTTCCCTTTGCCAGATTGGCCCAGGCCCTGGGGTTGCTACCCTCCGACACGGGCCTCTACCCTAGTCCGCTGGCGGTCTACATCGGCATGATTACGGCTTTCCTGCCCTTTGTGGTGATGCCCTTGTTCTCCAGCGTGGAGCGGCTGGACTGGAGCCTGGTGGAAGCCGCCCAGGATCTGTACGCCAGCCGCATCCGCACCTTCTTCCAGGCCATCTGGCCCCAGACCCTGCCGGGCCTCACGGTGGGCATCATCCTGACCTTTATCCCCGCCATGGGCATGTTCGTCATCCCCGACCTGCTGGGCGGGGCCAAGTACCTGCTGGTGGGCAACCTGATCCAGCAGCAGTTCTACGCCAGCCGCGACTGGCCCTACGGGGCCGCGGTCAGCCTGGGCCTGATGATTCTGACCCTGATCGGTCTGGCGATCTACCGCCGCCGGGGAAAGGACGTGGATCTGGTATGACCCCGGCGCAACACCTATGGCCCATAGCTCATCGCAGGGAAGCCGGTGGTCGTGCGCCACACGGCTGCGCTGCGCAGGGTCTGCGGGGGAACTGGAGGCCCACATGCGCCTGAATCCCCTGGTTGGCACCGTGGCCCTGGCCACCCTGGCCTTTTTGTACCTGCCCATGCTGGCGGTGGCCATCCTGTCATTCAACAAAACCCGCTATGGCATGCAGTGGTCGGGGTTCACCTGGGACTGGTACCTGCGGATGCTC contains:
- a CDS encoding ABC transporter permease, whose protein sequence is MNRLIVWFGELTTPAQLYRRGLWFLLPAVLWILVLLVIPGLSLVALSFAERGQYGEVVWNFNLENYARLLGYGIFGWSPDTILILLRSLWVAFVTTLICIVLAYPLAFFIASRPPRTRYLWLALVIIPFWTNLVIRTYAWQMLLAPDFPFARLAQALGLLPSDTGLYPSPLAVYIGMITAFLPFVVMPLFSSVERLDWSLVEAAQDLYASRIRTFFQAIWPQTLPGLTVGIILTFIPAMGMFVIPDLLGGAKYLLVGNLIQQQFYASRDWPYGAAVSLGLMILTLIGLAIYRRRGKDVDLV